From a single Entelurus aequoreus isolate RoL-2023_Sb linkage group LG12, RoL_Eaeq_v1.1, whole genome shotgun sequence genomic region:
- the fbxo7 gene encoding F-box only protein 7 isoform X2 has product MKLRVRIYKQTNKVDLFGPESTIKELTEHIQNVLLPSHGLSQDVVFGLSLSGAELLTDTSQTLSSCGVVPGDLIRVLLPAVNASPENGDAAWMPLAEPAAMTSSGSCRPATPDPSEPSGSCGPRAPPVLSWEPMLCGEAGEGQAPRSLELLYHNACVTTPNDAIMVAAHLLMLETGFTPQGSEVKSAQMPSGWRSEGGAYRLQYTHPLCERGVVTVVAVRMSPVLVIEAILQVADSASMAAKVCVDPSSYVTEAWPGASAAAAFTALSRLSRVFKDQLVYPLIAATREALSLPVAFGLAALPPELLLLVLRLLDVRSLVRLSAVCKYLHESTDDPALWRHLVRRDFSDHNWQGETNWKELYKSFYKFRHKRGCVDRPCSLPLIHRQIFSPVPTPYSPLPGIIGGAYDQRPAIPYGVLPTPRYDPIGPPLHGPLHSERRRRRSDPRPPPGSVRPADVRRGFI; this is encoded by the exons ATGAAGCTTCGTGTTCGCATCTACAAGCAGACCAACAAAGTGGACTTGTTTGGACCCGAGTCCACTATAAAGGAGCTGACGGAACACATCCAGAACGTCCTGCTGCCCTCCCACGGCCTCAG CCAGGACGTGGTGTTCGGTCTTTCCCTGAGTGGCGCCGAGCTCCTAACTGACACGAGTCAGACGCTGTCATCTTGCGGCGTGGTCCCTGGAGACCTCATCCGTGTGTTGCTTCCGGCCGTGAACGCCTCCCCCGAGAACGGTGACGCAGCCTGGATGCCCCTCGCCGAACCCGCCGCCATGACCTCCAGCGGG TCCTGTAGGCCTGCAACTCCTGACCCATCAGAGCCATCGGGCTCCTGTGGCCCCCGAGCGCCTCCTGTCCTCAGCTGGGAGCCGATGCTGTGTGGCGAGGCTGGCGAAGGCCAAGCGCCGCGCTCTCTGGAACTGCTCTATCACAACGCCTGTGTGACGACTCCCAACGACGCCATCATGGTGGCTGCCCACCTCTTGATGCTGGAGACGGGTTTCACCCCGCAG GGCAGTGAGGTGAAGTCCGCTCAGATGCCGTCTGGATGGCGGTCGGAGGGTGGAGCCTACAGACTTCAGTACACGCACCCGCTGTGTGAAAGGGGCGTGGTCACGGTGGTGGCGGTGCGCATGAGCCCTGTGCTCGTCATCGAAG CCATTCTGCAGGTGGCTGACAGCGCCAGCATGGCAGCTAAGGTGTGCGTGGACCCCTCCAGCTATGTGACGGAGGCGTGGCCAG GGGCAAGCGCAGCAGCCGCCTTTACGGCTCTGAGTCGACTGTCGCGAGTCTTCAAAGACCAGCTGGTGTACCCGCTGATCGCCGCCACACGCGAAG CTTTGTCTCTGCCCGTGGCGTTCGGCTTGGCGGCGCTCCCTCCCGAGCTCCTCCTGCTGGTGCTGCGCCTGCTGGACGTGCGGTCGCTGGTGAGACTGTCGGCCGTCTGTAAGTACCTGCACGAGTCCACCGACGACCCGGCGCTCTGGAGACACCTTGTTCGACGCGACTTCAGCG ATCACAACTGGCAGGGAGAAACCAACTGGAAGGAG ctttACAAAAGTTTCTACAAGTTCCGGCACAAACGAGGATGTGTGGACCGGCCCTGCTCCCTCCCTCTCATTCATCGCCAAATCTTCAGCCCTGTCCCCACTCCGTACTCGCCACTGCCCGGCATCATCGGTGGCGCATACGACCAGAGACCCGCCATCCCCTATGGCGTGCTGCCCACACCTCGCTACGACCCGATCGGTCCACCCCTCCATGGCCCGCTGCACAGCGAGCGGCGGCGGCGACGCAGCGACCCCCGACCGCCGCCAGGAAGCGTGCGGCCCGCAGACGTCAGACGAGGCTTCATCTGA
- the xpot gene encoding exportin-T: protein MACQSVAAIMDEQALLGLNPNADARYRQRAMAYFEQLKESQDAWEVCAQALAKGVYSDDHVKFFCFQVLEHQIKFRHSGLSGAQQQLIRETLMKWLQMQLMNTQPEKVFIRNKAAQVFALTFIMEYLTLWPKFFFDILSLVGVNPHGVDIYLRTLMAIDAEVVDRDILHAPEDTRRNTLIKDTMREQCIPSLVESWFHILQTYQQTHPELTCQCLEVVGAYVSWIELSLIANERFVNVLLSHMSVDELREEACDCLLEIVNKGMDPLDKTKLVESLCQVLQSAGFFNVDQEEDVDFLAKFSRLVNGMGQSLVLSWTKLVKAGSLKDATDTLHALEAKIPLMLQLLVHQDDDISANVVGFCYEYLHVLKQLPELSERQKSNMEAIMLAVIKKLTYDDEYNFENEGEDEAMFVEYRKQLKMLMDRLAQVSPELLLEAVRRVFTTTMQNWQSTSFMEVEVAVRLLYMLGEALPTSHGAHFSGDTVKTSALQDMMRTLVTCGVSGYQHSSVSLEFFETVARYDKFFIVEPQHIPNVLMAFLDHRGLRHNSPKVRSRVAYLFSRFIKTLHKHMTAFIEDILTRIQDLLELAPPENGFPALLTNDDQLFMFESAGVLIVSGESPVERKQAMMRGLLAPLMDAFRLLLTKLPLETDEERQVAVADCLSHAVSFASRTSKAFSNKQTVKQCGCTEVYRDCLHTFLPALSCPLQRGVLRSCVRSFLHRMIICLEEEVLPFIPAASEHMLKDCEAKDLQEFIPLISQITAKFKRQVSPFLQQVFMPLVLAIFEALARPAEDNDQAAALEKQMLRRSYFSFIQTIAGSGMNEVMANQGAENMERVVFTIIQGAVDFPDPVAQKTCFIILAKLVELWGGKDGMVGFDDFVYKHIVPACFLAPLKPTFDLSDAQTVLTLSEVVITLKMIHVKQGPEFVQFLQHNYLPSLHVSPDIAQELCHVLQQPDIKVLKTYMKAFFQRAKL, encoded by the exons ATGGCCTGCCAGTCTGTTGCTGCAATCATGGACGAGCAGGCCCTGCTGGGGCTCAACCCGAACGCTGATGCCCGATACAGGCAGAGG GCCATGGCATACTTCGAGCAGCTGAAGGAGTCGCAGGACGCCTGGGAGGTGTGTGCACAGGCGCTTGCTAAAGGCGTCTACag TGATGACCACGTCAAGTTCTTTTGCTTCCAAGTTTTGGAGCATCAGATCAAGTTCAG ACACAGCGGGCTAAGTGGCGCCCAGCAGCAACTCATCAGAGAGACGCTGATGAAGTGGCTGCAAATGCAG TTGATGAACACTCAGCCTGAGAAGGTCTTTATCAGGAACAAAGCTGCTCAGGTGTTTGCTCTCACCTTCATCATGGAGTACCTCACCCTGTGGCCCAAGTTCTTCTTTGACATCCTGTCCCTGGTGGGTGTCAACCCTCACGGCGTGGATATCTACCTAAGGACGCTTATGGCCATCGACGCCGAAGTAGTGGACCGAGACATCCTACACGCACCTGAG GACACGCGCAGGAACACTTTGATTAAAGACACCATGCGCGAGCAGTGCATTCCCAGCCTGGTGGAGTCCTGGTTTCATATCCTACAGACGTACCAACAAACCCACCCCGAGCTCACCTGCCAGTGTTTGGAGGTGGTCGGAGCCTACGTGTCCTGGATCGAACTCAGCCTCATCGCCAACGAACG GTTCGTTAACGTGCTGCTAAGCCACATGTCAGTGGATGAACTCCGAGAAGAGGCCTGTGACTGTCTGCTGGAGATTGTCAACAAGGGTATGGACCCTCTGGACAAGACCAAGCTGGTGGAGTCTCTCTGTCAAGTCCTGCAGTCTGCTGGATTCTTCAACGTGGACCAG GAAGAGGATGTGGATTTCCTGGCTAAATTCTCGCGTCTTGTCAATGGGATGGGCCAGAGTCTGGTCCTGAGCTGGACCAAACTGGTCAAGGCAGGAAGCTTAAAAGACGCCACCGACACGCTACACGCTTTAGAGGCCAAAATTCCCCTAATGCTACAACTACTGGTGCACCAGGACGACGACATCTCAGCCAATGTGGTGGGATTCTGCTACGAGTACCTTCACGTCCTCAAACAG CTTCCTGAACTAAGTGAGCGTCAGAAGAGCAACATGGAG GCCATAATGCTGGCGGTTATCAAGAAGCTGACGTATGATGATGAATACAACTTTGAAAACGAG GGTGAGGACGaggccatgtttgtggagtacaGGAAGCAGCTGAAGATGCTAATGGACCGTCTGGCCCAGGTGTCTCCTGAGCTGCTGCTGGAAGCTGTCCGTCGTGTCTTCACTACCACCATGCA GAATTGGCAGAGCACCTCCTTCATGGAGGTGGAGGTGGCTGTCAGGTTGCTGTACATGCTGGGCGAGGCGCTGCCCACTTCTCACGGTGCTCACTTCTCAGGAGACACCGTGAAGACCAGCGCTCTGCAGGACATGATGAGGACG CTGGTGACGTGTGGCGTCAGCGGCTACCAGCACTCGTCTGTGTCTCTGGAATTCTTCGAAACGGTCGCCCGATATGATAAATTCTTCATTGTTGAGCCGCAGCACATCCCCAATGTATTG ATGGCTTTTCTGGACCATAGAGGACTGAGACACAACAGTCCAAAGGTCCGCAGCCGGGTGGCTTATCTTTTCTCCCGGTTCATCAAAACACTGCA CAAACACATGACGGCCTTCATCGAGGACATCCTGACCCGGATCCAGGACCTGCTGGAGCTGGCTCCTCCT GAGAACGGTTTCCCGGCATTGCTGACCAACGACGACCAGCTCTTCATGTTCGAGTCGGCCGGCGTGCTGATAGTGAGTGGCGAGAGTCCGGTGGAGAGAAAGCAGGCCATGATGAGGGGTCTTCTGGCGCCGCTGATGGACGCCTTCCGCTTGCTGCTTACCAAGCTTCCTCTGGAGACGGACGAGGAGAGGCAGGTCGCCGTCGCCGACTGCCTAAGCCACGCTGTCAGCTTTGCCAG TCGCACCAGCAAGGCGTTCAGCAATAAGCAGACAGTGAAGCAGTGCGGCTGCACGGAGGTCTACAGAGACTGTCTGCACACCTTCCTGCCTGCGCTGAGCTGCCCTCTCCAGCGGGGGGTGCTGCGCAGCTGCGTGCGCTCTTTCCTGCACCGCATGATCATCTGTTTGGAGGAAGAGGTGCTGCCCTTCATTCCCGCCGCTTCTGAACATATGCTGAAGGACTGCGAGGCCAAAGACCTGCAAGAGTTTATCCCGCTCATCAGCCAGATCACCGCCAAGTTCAAA CGGCAGGTGTCCCCCTTCCTGCAGCAGGTGTTCATGCCGCTGGTGCTCGCTATCTTCGAGGCGTTAGCTCGGCCGGCCGAGGACAACGACCAGGCCGCCGCTCTGGAGAAGCAGATGCTGCGCAGGAGCTACTTCTCCTTTATTCAGACAATCGCAGGAAGCGGCATGAACGAGGTCATGGCCAACCAAG GAGCAGAGAACATGGAGCGCGTGGTGTTCACCATCATCCAAGGCGCAGTGGATTTCCCTGACCCTGTGGCCCAAAAGACCTGCTTTATCATCCTTGCCAAGCTGGTGGAGCTTTGGG GTGGAAAAGACGGCATGGTGGGCTTTGACGACTTTGTGTACAAGCACATTGTTCCCGCCTGCTTCCTGGCTCCCCTCAAGCCAACCTTTGACCTTTCAGACGCTCAGACCGTGCTG ACGCTTTCCGAGGTGGTCATTACGCTGAAGATGATCCACGTCAAACAG GGGCCGGAGTTTGTTCAATTCCTCCAGCACAACTACCTGCCTTCCCTTCACGTGTCCCCAGACATCGCACAG GAGCTGTGTCACGTCCTCCAACAGCCGGACATCAAAGTCTTAAAGACCTACATGAAG GCGTTCTTCCAGCGAGCCAAGTTGTAG
- the rtcb gene encoding RNA-splicing ligase RtcB homolog isoform X1, whose amino-acid sequence MSRTYNDELQYVDKISTNCWRIKKGFVPNMQVEGIFYVNDPLEKLMFEELRNACRGGGFGGFLPAMKQIGNVAALPGIVHRSIGLPDVHSGYGFAIGNMAAFDMNDPTAVVSPGGVGFDINCGVRLLRTNLDERDVEPVKEQLAQSLFDHIPVGVGSKGVIPMGAKDLEEALEMGVDWSLREGYAWAEDKEHCEEYGRMLQADPNKVSSKAKKRGLPQLGTLGAGNHYAEIQVVDEIYNDYAAKKMGVDHKGQVCVMIHSGSRGLGHQVATDALVAMEKAMKRDKIVVNDRQLACARITSQEGQDYLKGMAAAGNYAWVNRSSMTFLTRQAFSKVFATTPDDLDMHVIYDVSHNIAKVEEHMVDGKQRTLLVHRKGSTRAFPPHHPLIPVDYQLTGQPVLIGGTMGTCSYVLTGTEQGMTETFGTTCHGAGRALSRAKSRRNLDFQDVLDQLADKGIAIRVASPKLVMEEAPQSYKNVTDVVDTCHQAGISRKAIKLRPIAVIKG is encoded by the exons ATGAGTAGAACTTACAACGACGAGCTGCAATATGTGGACAAGATTTCCACAAACTGCTGGAGAATTAAAAAGGGTTTTGTCCCCAACATGCAG GTGGAAGGAATCTTCTACGTCAATGACCCCTTGGAGAAGTTGATGTTCGAGGAGCTTAGGAACGCTTGTCGAGGAGGAG GTTTTGGCGGCTTCCTTCCGGCCATGAAACAAATCGGGAACGTGGCAGCGCTCCCCGGGATCGTCCAT AGATCCATCGGCCTCCCGGACGTCCACTCTGGATATGGCTTCGCCATTGGCAACATGGCCGCCTTCGATATGAACGACCCAACTGCCGTGGTGTCTCCAG GTGGCGTGGGTTTCGACATCAACTGTGGCGTCCGTCTGCTGAGGACAAACTTAGACGAGCGAGATGTGGAGCCCGTTAAGGAGCAACTAGCCCAGTCGCTCTTTGACCACATCCCAGTGGGAGTCGGCTCGAAGGGCGTCATTCCCATGGGCGCCAA ggACCTGGAGGAGGCGCTAGAGATGGGCGTGGACTGGTCCCTGAGGGAGGGCTATGCGTGGGCGGAGGACAAGGAGCACTGCGAGGAGTACGGCCGGATGCTGCAAGCAGACCCCAACAAAGTGTCGTCCAAGGCCAAGAAGAGGGGCCTGCCTCAG CTCGGAACTCTGGGAGCAGGAAACCATTACGCCGAGATCCAGGTAGTGGACGAGATCTACAACGACTATGCCGCCAAGAAGATGGGCGTGGACCACAAGGGACAGGTGTGCGTCATGATCCACAGCGGCAGCAGAGGACTGGGACATCAGGTGGCCACAG ATGCCCTGGTCGCTATGGAGAAGGCCATGAAGAGGGACAAGATCGTGGTGAACGACCGGCAGCTGGCCTGCGCTCGCATCACTTCCCAGGAAGGACAGGACTACCTGAAGGGGATGGCGGCGGCTGGAAATTACGCTTGGGTCAACCGCTCTTCCATGACCTTCCTCACCAGACAG GCCTTCTCCAAAGTGTTCGCCACCACCCCCGACGACCTGGACATGCACGTCATCTACGACGTGTCACACAACATCGCCAAGGTGGAGGAGCACATGGTGGACGGAAAGCAGAGGACGCTGCTCGTCCACCGCAAGGGATCCACTCGTGCCTTCCCTCCGCACCACCCTCTCATCCCCGTGGACTACCAG CTCACGGGACAGCCGGTGTTGATCGGAGGAACCATGGGAACTTGCAGCTATGTCCTCACGGGGACAGAACAAGGCATGACGGAGACGTTTGGCACCACCTGTCATGGAGCG GGCCGCGCTCTGTCTCGTGCAAAGTCCCGCCGGAATCTGGACTTCCAGGACGTTCTGGACCAGCTGGCCGACAAGGGCATCGCCATCCGGGTGGCGTCGCCCAAGCTCGTCATGGAGGAG GCTCCCCAGTCCTACAAAAATGTGACAGACGTTGTAGACACGTGTCATCAGGCGGGCATCAGCAGGAAGGCCATCAAGCTGCGACCCATCGCTGTCATCAAAGGCTAA
- the rpl18a gene encoding large ribosomal subunit protein eL20 — protein MKASGTLREYKVIGRLLPSAKNPSPPLYRMRIFAPNHVVAKSRFWYFVSQLRKMKKASGETVYCGLVHEKTPLKVKNFGIWLRYDSRSGTHNMYREYRDLTTSGAVTQCYRDMGARHRARAHSIQIMKVQVIAANKCRRPAIKQFHDSKIKFPLPHRVLRRQHKPRFTTKRPNTFF, from the exons ATGAAGGCGTCCGGCACT CTCAGAGAGTACAAGGTCATCGGGCGTCTGCTGCCCTCTGCCAAGAACCCGTCCCCCCCTCTGTACCGCATGAGGATCTTTGCCCCCAACCATGTGGTGGCCAAGTCTCGTTTCTGGTACTTTGTGTCCCAATTGAGGAAGATGAAGAAGGCGTCAGGCGAGACTGTTTACTGTGGACTG GTCCACGAGAAGACCCCTCTGAAGGTGAAGAACTTTGGAATCTGGCTGCGTTACGACTCTCGTAGTGGCACTCACAACATGTACAGAGAGTACCGTGACCTCACCACCTCTGGAGCTGTCACACAGTGCT ATCGGGATATGGGAGCTCGCCATCGTGCCCGCGCCCACTCCATCCAGATCATGAAAGTGCAGGTCATTGCTGCCAACAAGTGTCGCAGACCGGCCATCAAGCAGTTCCAC GATTCAAAGATCAAATTCCCACTGCCTCACCGGGTCCTGCGCCGCCAGCACAAGCCGCGCTTCACCACCAAGAGACCAAACACCTTCTTCTAA
- the rtcb gene encoding RNA-splicing ligase RtcB homolog isoform X2, translated as MFQVEGIFYVNDPLEKLMFEELRNACRGGGFGGFLPAMKQIGNVAALPGIVHRSIGLPDVHSGYGFAIGNMAAFDMNDPTAVVSPGGVGFDINCGVRLLRTNLDERDVEPVKEQLAQSLFDHIPVGVGSKGVIPMGAKDLEEALEMGVDWSLREGYAWAEDKEHCEEYGRMLQADPNKVSSKAKKRGLPQLGTLGAGNHYAEIQVVDEIYNDYAAKKMGVDHKGQVCVMIHSGSRGLGHQVATDALVAMEKAMKRDKIVVNDRQLACARITSQEGQDYLKGMAAAGNYAWVNRSSMTFLTRQAFSKVFATTPDDLDMHVIYDVSHNIAKVEEHMVDGKQRTLLVHRKGSTRAFPPHHPLIPVDYQLTGQPVLIGGTMGTCSYVLTGTEQGMTETFGTTCHGAGRALSRAKSRRNLDFQDVLDQLADKGIAIRVASPKLVMEEAPQSYKNVTDVVDTCHQAGISRKAIKLRPIAVIKG; from the exons ATGTTCCAGGTGGAAGGAATCTTCTACGTCAATGACCCCTTGGAGAAGTTGATGTTCGAGGAGCTTAGGAACGCTTGTCGAGGAGGAG GTTTTGGCGGCTTCCTTCCGGCCATGAAACAAATCGGGAACGTGGCAGCGCTCCCCGGGATCGTCCAT AGATCCATCGGCCTCCCGGACGTCCACTCTGGATATGGCTTCGCCATTGGCAACATGGCCGCCTTCGATATGAACGACCCAACTGCCGTGGTGTCTCCAG GTGGCGTGGGTTTCGACATCAACTGTGGCGTCCGTCTGCTGAGGACAAACTTAGACGAGCGAGATGTGGAGCCCGTTAAGGAGCAACTAGCCCAGTCGCTCTTTGACCACATCCCAGTGGGAGTCGGCTCGAAGGGCGTCATTCCCATGGGCGCCAA ggACCTGGAGGAGGCGCTAGAGATGGGCGTGGACTGGTCCCTGAGGGAGGGCTATGCGTGGGCGGAGGACAAGGAGCACTGCGAGGAGTACGGCCGGATGCTGCAAGCAGACCCCAACAAAGTGTCGTCCAAGGCCAAGAAGAGGGGCCTGCCTCAG CTCGGAACTCTGGGAGCAGGAAACCATTACGCCGAGATCCAGGTAGTGGACGAGATCTACAACGACTATGCCGCCAAGAAGATGGGCGTGGACCACAAGGGACAGGTGTGCGTCATGATCCACAGCGGCAGCAGAGGACTGGGACATCAGGTGGCCACAG ATGCCCTGGTCGCTATGGAGAAGGCCATGAAGAGGGACAAGATCGTGGTGAACGACCGGCAGCTGGCCTGCGCTCGCATCACTTCCCAGGAAGGACAGGACTACCTGAAGGGGATGGCGGCGGCTGGAAATTACGCTTGGGTCAACCGCTCTTCCATGACCTTCCTCACCAGACAG GCCTTCTCCAAAGTGTTCGCCACCACCCCCGACGACCTGGACATGCACGTCATCTACGACGTGTCACACAACATCGCCAAGGTGGAGGAGCACATGGTGGACGGAAAGCAGAGGACGCTGCTCGTCCACCGCAAGGGATCCACTCGTGCCTTCCCTCCGCACCACCCTCTCATCCCCGTGGACTACCAG CTCACGGGACAGCCGGTGTTGATCGGAGGAACCATGGGAACTTGCAGCTATGTCCTCACGGGGACAGAACAAGGCATGACGGAGACGTTTGGCACCACCTGTCATGGAGCG GGCCGCGCTCTGTCTCGTGCAAAGTCCCGCCGGAATCTGGACTTCCAGGACGTTCTGGACCAGCTGGCCGACAAGGGCATCGCCATCCGGGTGGCGTCGCCCAAGCTCGTCATGGAGGAG GCTCCCCAGTCCTACAAAAATGTGACAGACGTTGTAGACACGTGTCATCAGGCGGGCATCAGCAGGAAGGCCATCAAGCTGCGACCCATCGCTGTCATCAAAGGCTAA
- the kcna1b gene encoding potassium voltage-gated channel subfamily A member 1 yields MTVVSTDNVDESATLPGHPQDDECDVHECCERVVINVSGLRFETQLKTLAHFPDTLLGNPKKRMRYFDPLRNEYFFNRNRPSFDAILYYYQSGGRLRRPVNVPLDMFSEEIKFYELGAEAMEKFREDEGFIREEERPLPDKEFQRQVWLLFEHPESSGPARGIAIVSVMVILISIVIFCLETLPELKEDAGERRRAAGNSTRSHRSYVLTDPFFMVETLCIIWFSFELLVRFFACPSKMAFFRNMMNSIDVVAIIPYFITLGTELADDPDDKEGKGGGGGGGGGGGEQATSLAILRVIRLVRVFRIFKLSRHSKGLQILGQTLKASMRELGLLIFFLFIGVILFSSAVYFAEAEEPESHFSSIPDAFWWAVVSMTTVGYGDMYPVTIGGKIVGSLCAIAGVLTIALPVPVIVSNFNYFYHRETDGEEQAQLLHVSQQNLAPDDGSSLLSKSEYVDNSIDNLREANLRGANCTPPTRNCVDGAKLLTDV; encoded by the coding sequence aTGACGGTGGTGTCCACGGACAACGTGGACGAGAGCGCCACTCTGCCGGGTCACCCTCAGGACGACGAGTGCGACGTGCACGAGTGCTGCGAGCGCGTGGTCATCAACGTGTCGGGTCTTCGCTTCGAGACGCAACTCAAGACCTTGGCGCATTTCCCGGACACGCTCCTGGGGAACCCTAAAAAGAGGATGCGCTACTTCGACCCGCTGCGGAACGAGTACTTCTTCAACCGCAACCGACCCAGCTTTGACGCCATCTTGTACTACTACCAGTCCGGGGGTCGGCTGAGGCGGCCCGTCAACGTCCCGCTGGACATGTTTTCCGAGGAGATCAAGTTCTACGAGCTCGGGGCCGAGGCCATGGAGAAGTTCCGCGAGGACGAGGGTTTCATCCGCGAGGAGGAGCGCCCGCTGCCCGATAAAGAATTCCAGCGGCAGGTGTGGCTCCTCTTCGAGCACCCGGAGAGTTCTGGCCCGGCGCGGGGCATCGCCATCGTGTCGGTGATGGTCATCCTCATCTCCATCGTCATCTTCTGCTTGGAGACGCTGCCCGAGCTCAAGGAGGACGCGGGCGAGCGGCGGCGGGCGGCGGGAAACTCAACCCGTAGCCACAGAAGCTACGTGCTAACGGACCCGTTCTTCATGGTGGAGACGCTCTGCATCATCTGGTTCTCCTTCGAGCTCCTCGTGCGCTTCTTCGCCTGCCCCAGCAAGATGGCCTTTTTCCGGAACATGATGAACTCCATCGACGTGGTGGCCATCATCCCGTACTTCATCACGCTCGGAACCGAGCTGGCCGACGACCCGGACGACAAGGAGGGGAAAGGGGGCGGCGGCGGTGGTGGTGGCGGAGGCGGCGAGCAGGCCACGTCGCTCGCCATCCTGCGCGTTATCCGCCTGGTGCGCGTCTTCCGCATCTTCAAGCTGTCCCGCCACTCCAAGGGTCTGCAGATCCTGGGTCAGACCCTCAAGGCCAGCATGCGCGAACTGGGCCTGCTCATCTTCTTCCTCTTCATCGGCGTCATCCTTTTCTCCAGCGCCGTCTACTTCGCCGAGGCCGAGGAGCCCGAGTCGCACTTCTCCAGCATCCCGGACGCTTTCTGGTGGGCTGTGGTCTCCATGACGACGGTGGGCTACGGCGACATGTACCCGGTGACCATCGGCGGCAAGATCGTGGGCTCGCTGTGCGCCATCGCCGGCGTGCTGACCATTGCTCTGCCCGTGCCCGTCATCGTGTCCAACTTCAACTACTTCTACCACCGCGAGACTGACGGCGAGGAGCAGGCCCAGCTGCTCCACGTCAGCCAACAGAACCTGGCGCCGGACGACGGCTCCTCGCTGCTCAGCAAGTCCGAGTACGTGGACAACAGCATCGACAACCTGCGCGAGGCTAACCTTCGCGGCGCCAACTGCACGCCGCCAACCCGGAACTGTGTGGACGGTGCCAAGCTGCTGACGGACGTGTGA
- the fbxo7 gene encoding F-box only protein 7 isoform X1 translates to MLLAEEDKTQKRRACRPIVRMKLRVRIYKQTNKVDLFGPESTIKELTEHIQNVLLPSHGLSQDVVFGLSLSGAELLTDTSQTLSSCGVVPGDLIRVLLPAVNASPENGDAAWMPLAEPAAMTSSGSCRPATPDPSEPSGSCGPRAPPVLSWEPMLCGEAGEGQAPRSLELLYHNACVTTPNDAIMVAAHLLMLETGFTPQGSEVKSAQMPSGWRSEGGAYRLQYTHPLCERGVVTVVAVRMSPVLVIEAILQVADSASMAAKVCVDPSSYVTEAWPGASAAAAFTALSRLSRVFKDQLVYPLIAATREALSLPVAFGLAALPPELLLLVLRLLDVRSLVRLSAVCKYLHESTDDPALWRHLVRRDFSDHNWQGETNWKELYKSFYKFRHKRGCVDRPCSLPLIHRQIFSPVPTPYSPLPGIIGGAYDQRPAIPYGVLPTPRYDPIGPPLHGPLHSERRRRRSDPRPPPGSVRPADVRRGFI, encoded by the exons ATGTTATTGGCGGAAGAAGATAAGACTCAAAAACGTCGTGCGTGTCGTCCTATCGTCag GATGAAGCTTCGTGTTCGCATCTACAAGCAGACCAACAAAGTGGACTTGTTTGGACCCGAGTCCACTATAAAGGAGCTGACGGAACACATCCAGAACGTCCTGCTGCCCTCCCACGGCCTCAG CCAGGACGTGGTGTTCGGTCTTTCCCTGAGTGGCGCCGAGCTCCTAACTGACACGAGTCAGACGCTGTCATCTTGCGGCGTGGTCCCTGGAGACCTCATCCGTGTGTTGCTTCCGGCCGTGAACGCCTCCCCCGAGAACGGTGACGCAGCCTGGATGCCCCTCGCCGAACCCGCCGCCATGACCTCCAGCGGG TCCTGTAGGCCTGCAACTCCTGACCCATCAGAGCCATCGGGCTCCTGTGGCCCCCGAGCGCCTCCTGTCCTCAGCTGGGAGCCGATGCTGTGTGGCGAGGCTGGCGAAGGCCAAGCGCCGCGCTCTCTGGAACTGCTCTATCACAACGCCTGTGTGACGACTCCCAACGACGCCATCATGGTGGCTGCCCACCTCTTGATGCTGGAGACGGGTTTCACCCCGCAG GGCAGTGAGGTGAAGTCCGCTCAGATGCCGTCTGGATGGCGGTCGGAGGGTGGAGCCTACAGACTTCAGTACACGCACCCGCTGTGTGAAAGGGGCGTGGTCACGGTGGTGGCGGTGCGCATGAGCCCTGTGCTCGTCATCGAAG CCATTCTGCAGGTGGCTGACAGCGCCAGCATGGCAGCTAAGGTGTGCGTGGACCCCTCCAGCTATGTGACGGAGGCGTGGCCAG GGGCAAGCGCAGCAGCCGCCTTTACGGCTCTGAGTCGACTGTCGCGAGTCTTCAAAGACCAGCTGGTGTACCCGCTGATCGCCGCCACACGCGAAG CTTTGTCTCTGCCCGTGGCGTTCGGCTTGGCGGCGCTCCCTCCCGAGCTCCTCCTGCTGGTGCTGCGCCTGCTGGACGTGCGGTCGCTGGTGAGACTGTCGGCCGTCTGTAAGTACCTGCACGAGTCCACCGACGACCCGGCGCTCTGGAGACACCTTGTTCGACGCGACTTCAGCG ATCACAACTGGCAGGGAGAAACCAACTGGAAGGAG ctttACAAAAGTTTCTACAAGTTCCGGCACAAACGAGGATGTGTGGACCGGCCCTGCTCCCTCCCTCTCATTCATCGCCAAATCTTCAGCCCTGTCCCCACTCCGTACTCGCCACTGCCCGGCATCATCGGTGGCGCATACGACCAGAGACCCGCCATCCCCTATGGCGTGCTGCCCACACCTCGCTACGACCCGATCGGTCCACCCCTCCATGGCCCGCTGCACAGCGAGCGGCGGCGGCGACGCAGCGACCCCCGACCGCCGCCAGGAAGCGTGCGGCCCGCAGACGTCAGACGAGGCTTCATCTGA